CCTCCCACACCCACCCCACCTCCATCAGTAAGCAAAGTTCAACAACTGAAGCCGAGTTAGATATTTCATTCCCTTTACttagtgaccttcacctttctgTAGTCATTTTATTCCCTTTActcagtgaccttcacctttctgTAGTCATTTTATTCCCTTTACTCAGCGACATTCACCTTTCTGTAGTCATATTATTCCCTTTACttagtgaccttcacctttctgTAGTCATTTTATTCCCTTTACatagtgaccttcacctttctgTAGTCATATTATTCCCTTTACttagtgaccttcacctttctgttgtcattttattccctttacatagtgaccttcacctttctgTAATCATTTTATTCCCTTTActcagtgaccttcacctttctgttgtcattttattccctttactcagtgaccttcacctttctgTAGTCATTTTTATTCCCTTTAATTCCCATTGCTTAGTGGCCTTTACCTTTTGTAATCATTTTATTCCATTTACTCAGTGGCCACCTTTCTGTAGTCATTTTATTCCCTTTActcagtgaccttcacctttctgTAATCATTTTATTCCCTTTActcagtgaccttcacctttctgTAGTCATTTTATTCCCTTTActcagtgaccttcacctttctgTAGTCATTTTATTCCCTTTACTCAGCGACACTCACCTTTCTGTAGTCATTTTATTCCCTTTActcagtgaccttcacctttctgTAGTCATTTTATTCCCTTTACTCAGCGACATTCACCTTTCTGTAGTCATATTATTCCCTTTACttagtgaccttcacctttctgTAGTCATTTTATTCCCTTTActcagtgaccttcacctttctgttgtcattttatttcctttactcagtgaccttcacctttctgTAGTCATTTTATTCCCTTTAATTCCCATTGCTTAGTGGCCTTTACCTTTTGTAATCATTTTATTCCCTTTACTCAGTGGCCACCTTTCTGTAGTCATTTTATTCCCTTTActcagtgaccttcacctttctgTAATCATTTTATTCCCTTTActcagtgaccttcacctttctgtaatcattttatttccatttacTTAGTGACTTCACCTTGCTGGTCATTTTATTCCCTTTActcagtgaccttcacctttctgTAGTCATTTTATTCCCTTTACAGTGACCTTCACCTTCCTGTAGTCATTTGAAGATTTAAAATAACTTTCCAAAAATGTGCAGATTCTAGGTTTATAAACtttctttatatattaaaaaaagatataaaccaTTAAGATTTTAATGAGGAAATTTCATAAAGTGCTGTATGCCACCATTAACTGAAACAGAAAGGAATAACAGGATACTAAGTAGTCCTCATTAGTTTGTATCTGGGGGTACAATTTCACATCTCATATTTGCATTTTGTTAACTCCAAGTAGTGACcagcatttttatttgatttgctGGGACTGAAGACACACAAATACAATTTATATCCTATGACAACTTATTAATTTAATGGTGAAGATACACCCCAGTTAGTCCTCATCCAACAGTTTTCAAATACCCCGTTCTAACACAAACAAGCCAGAAAACTTGCTCACAGCTGGATAACTTGCTCACACCTGAGAACTATTTTGTTTATTATCACAATCCTTGAAACTTGAGCAAACTAAGACATACActgtattttcttaaagttaaatTTCAACTGTCTTCTGGTTCTGATCTAGCAACTATTAACATCTAAAATCGGACCTGTTTTTTTAAGAAGCATTGTTCAAGAATAAGAAACAGAAGAACATCATAATAGTTTATTGCACTTTGTGACACAAGCTGACATGGCAATAAGGCAAAGAAATTCTGAACTACTGTTTTATCTTCCTTTTCcatcaaaatgttttctttaattccTCTATAAATATAAGACAATGTCATCCATCTATTACATCATTCTAAAGCACTCCaaagaacttttttattatttttctgtttcaaaTTTATCATCAGAAACAATTTAATAAGCTATTTCCATCATAAATTTCAGCCATTCTGCAcaccaaaaagttttaaaatttcaattttgacttaTTTTTTGAATGACTGTTATAAAACTTGTTCTTATTAGCATAAAAGCAACTTCCATGCAAACATTATGtagtattttgaaaaacatttttttcacagggAAAATTATATTTAATGCCACAAAACCAACATAAttaaagatatcttaaaaaatcaaaacgGTAAAACAGCTCATagaattttttaaacaagagggccaagatggccctaggtcgctcacctaagaaacacaccataacagtgtaaaacatgtctgacctagtgatttcatggaaacaaatattctgaccaattttcattaagatcggaccaaaaaattggtctcttgcgataaaacaagcattttcttagatatgacctagtttttgaccctagatgacccatgttcaaactcgacctagattttatcaaggcaataattctgaccaaaattcatgaagatcatttgaaaaatacagcctctatcacatacacaagttttttctttgatttgacctagtgacctagtttttgacctcagatgacccatattcaaattcgacctagatttcattaaggcaatcatcctgaccaaatttcataaaaatcaactgaaaaataacagtctctatcgcatacacaagatttttctttaatttgacctagtgacctagtttttgacctcagataacccatattttaactcgacctagatttcatcaagacaatcactctgaccaaatttcatgaagatcaattgaaaaatacatcctctattgcatacacaatgtttttcttcaatttgacctagtgacctagtttttgatcccagatgacccattttcgaactcggcctagattttatcaaggtaatcattctggctaaatttcatgaagatcagttgaaaaatacagcctctattgcatacacaaggtttttctttgatttgacctagtgacctactttttgaccccagatgacccattttcgaacttggtctaaatttcatcaaggtaatcattctgaccaaaattcatgaagatcaattgaaaaatacagcctctatcgcatacacaaggtttttcctttatttgacctagtgacctagtttttgaccccagatgacccattttcgaactcggcctagacttcatcaaggtaatcattctgaccaaatttatgaagatcaattgaaaaataccgcctctatcgcatacacaaggtttttcttcaatttgacctagtgacctagtttttggcccgagatgacccattttcgaactcggcctagattttatcaaggttatcattctgaccaatattcatgaagaataattgaaaactacagcctctatcgcatacacaaggtttttctttgatttgatctagtgacctagtttttgacccgagatgaccgattttcgaactcggcctagatttcatcaaggcaatcattctgaccaatattcatgaagataaattgaaaaatacagcctctatcgcatacacaaggtttttctttgatttgacctagtgacctagtttttgatccgagatgacccattttcaaactcggcctagatttcatcaaggttatcattctgaccaacattcatgaagattaattgaaaaatacagcctctatcgcatacacaaggtttttctttgatttgaactagtgacctagtttttgacctgagatgacccattttcgaactcggcctagatttcatcaaggttatcattctgaccaatattcatgaagattaattgaaaaatacagcctctatcgcatacacaagctaaatgttgacagacgacagacaccggacattgagcgatcagaaaaactcacctgagcattgctcaggtgagctaaaaatcaggcaagctaaaataaataatgttctggcaaaatatgtacatgtacatcaaGCTGATTCTCTGTTATATGTGTTCAATTTATACATATGTTTATCTGTTAATGTGTTCAAGTAAAAACGAAGGCAGTTAgagccaaaaataaataaaaatgtataacatAAAACTGCTCATGTCACTGGTTTCATTCTCTTGTCTTCTTAGaaatagaaattacaaaagtGCCATAAACAGAAGCTGCCATTTTTGGAAGagaattgttttttaatttaacaagagctgtcagttgacagtgcttgatagtataatataagctatgagtaaaactttaacattacaataagcatattctaagtcgaaaaggggccacaattcagtcaaaatgcttgacagagttgcctcctcctttttacagactggggtcatgatggtaaacaagtatgcaaaatatgaaagcaatacctcaatggactttgaaaatatatagggtggtacgcaaactttaacatttgtgtgacgctcacgccaatgccggggcgagtaggatagctcccctattcttcagatagtcaagctaaaaatgagtccaaaaaactatatcattttacaataaatattgaaTTTCCTATAAAACATCTCAGTAGAGATCAAAAACACAagcaactagagctgcttttgagaagcgcatgtctcccacaactgcctattCATCTAAATAGTaattcagtctttatatactgtttactcactacaaatatacctttgaagagtaaaaaggctgattttgggtaattcaagggccataattctgaagtgccttgggggatttggctagttaataaacttggccgaggagttatgatgaaaaatatttggttcaagtttggtgaagatcggatgagaaatgttcgacttaagagtgcggacaaaatttgtgacagacacacacacacagaggagtaaatcaatatgtctgagagacataaaaataaatataaataaatcagaATACAGCTACTGATCAGctctaacccttaccatgctggacacgattaattctgcctttgcaaccagtgtagatcatgatcagcctgcacatccatgcagtccgatcatgatctgcactgttcgctattcagccaatatctttttggtaagcacctctttttaacagttaatggtactgtccgaattgtaagatggacaagttcattacagaaatttagcatggtaagggttcaACTGAGCATATAGCAAAAAACCTTACCCACTATCATTCACATTTACAGTAGGGGTTTTTACCACAAATTTTAAACTTCAGTTCCAAGATTCCTCACCATGTAACATACTTCAAAGATGGTCATTATATAAGAGACCTATACTGATAAAAACCTAAGACAATTGCTTAATCCTTTACATAAAATCAGTTTTTTCTCCAAAGTGCAGGTAATATAACAACTGGATGAGCCATGGAACTGCAACAAATATGTATGACAGGATGAGTACTTGGTCCTGaataaaaatacttatttacactGAGTAACAGTTAAATAAAAGCTAAATGACAATAGCAGCCGGAGAACACAATAATCTTGATGAAAGAAAAACTATTTGTTTAGATTAAAAATATTACAGTACAAAACTCCGTAAAATGAATGCCCTTGTGAAAACATTTCTAACCTACGCTTCTTAATGTCATGTTAAGATCATTCTAATACCCTGACCAGTCCAGAATCCAAAAATTAATCACAGGCTAAAATCGTGCTAAAGTGAATCGGTAAATCTTATAAATACAAAACTTCTAGTGGCACAGTACATAAAATACTGGTACTTCTttacctttaacctgctggtggcaagtgattctacctttgcaaccagtgcagaacaagatcagtctgcacatccgtgcaggctggtcatgatctgcactgttcgctattcagtcacttAATTTTCAGTGACCACCCCTTCAATTAATAAACGGttctgcccaaactgaatgatggaccagtacaTTTTAAAAAGTTAGCATAGTAAAGGTTAAAACACTATCATTTCATCTCCTAGCAGCAGTATCCTAACATTCTGATTACTGGTTTCCACTATTCTGGGTGATACATTATAACTGAACTTGTTTTGCTACGAACACAAGGTATCATGAATCCACTTTGAGTTCTTGTGCCGATGGCTGAACGTTGATGAAATTCTTCAGCCTGTACACAACTGAACTGCACACAAGTATCCAACATGTGACACCTATACCACCTGAAAGAAAATGAACTAATTTAGAACCTAGCCAGTGACACATGTTTATTTACCTGCAAATCTACAGCTAACATTGTTTTGTGAACTTCTACAGACACACAACTGTAGTTTGTAGGCCGTTCCTTCAGAAGATTAAGAATTCAACTCAACATTTGTTATAACTGcaaaactgtaaaatcatttaacccttagcctgctgcaggcgagtttaacagcctttgcaaacagcttggaaccagatcagacgccgactaaatcggcgtctgatcaggttccaagctgtttgctactctgacaatatttcctccaattttggagcaaattgaatgaactttacaattttagcagacgacatttccagcagacgacaatttatctagcatgctaaaggttaatttctTAGTGCTGGTGACAGGTCGAAACAGCTATTTCGCCAGGACTTAAGGTAGCGGTTTTGAAATATTACTGATAATACAAatgtgaatttttatttttgttgggatttaattttgttgattgacaCATGAAAATTAACTATTTAATAATTTAACAACAGTGATTAAAAACCTGGTTGTCTCTCCAGGTTAATTTACACTGtaaactgaaagtgaaaactgTGGTAGTCTTAGCACATATTCAACTGTACTGCAAAAGTGGACTGTGGTAAAAACATATTGACATATACATTTTCACCAAATATCCTAAATTTAATACTCCTTATAAAGTACAGAAGTAATAAAATGCCCTTCGGTGAAATTTTATCCCAAATGCTGTGTAcatgacaatttcaaaatttttcaccTCAACTTCATTTGAGAACTTCCATTCTGACACATTTAATTCAACACCATAATtatgttcatatgaaattttTTATCTTATTCAGGTgtgattatttatgttaattacatGTACCATATTTTAATCTAAATTAAACAGTAAACAAACATGaacttaaaatgtaataaataaacaaGTGACAGAAACGAGATATACCTGGTACTCCTGTAGGAAATGCTATCAATCTGTTAACAGGGTAAAACCATTGTTCTGGCAGCATGTACAGTGGATCATTCTTGTAGAAAATGATCACAGAAATCATTACAATGCCCTAAAAACGCACAATTCTTGAATTAATACTATAGAAATATTCAGTGTCTTCTCACAGCTTAACTGTACAAACCTGCCCAgaaaattaattgtattttcatACGAACAAAACAAAGACATGGCAAATTTGTCAACCATTGCTTTTAAACATGTTACCATTCAAagcaaaaaacaaatttttgacacaaaatatacTGACATTAAAAGTATCAGAAGAGAAGTTACTAAGGACCAAAGACTATGCCTTTCtttgaatttaacattaaatTGACAAACTGGCATACTACTAAACTGTGCTGCAGTTGATCAATCATAACAGCTGAAatcacatttgagccgcgccatgaaaaaaccaacatagtgggtttgcgaccagcatggatgcagaccagcctgcgcatccgcacagtctggccaagatccatgctgttcgctaacagtttctctaattgcaataggctttgaaagcgaacagcatggatcctgaccagactgcgtgaatgcgcaggctggtctggatccatgctggtcgcaaacccactatgttggttttcttatggcacggctcatttaaaacTTACATGTAATACATTGATTACCATCTTCACACCCATTGAGAACATTGTAATCTTCTGAGATCTTGAAGACCCTGAAATATTATAGATAAACTTCTGAATAATCTCGACATAAAAGTCTGCAATGGCTTTTACAcatcttgcatcctgtatgtatttatgtaaattgtaatgtgtgCACTGAAACCTTATTCAGCTTTATCATTAATTacacatattaataaaatgtacaaatctgTCTTAATTAATAGTGAGTGCACCAACTACAACAAAGAAAAATTTGGTGAATAAATTTAGAACTGTAAAATGACAGACGATTGTGAATGTGAAAAAAACCTACAGAGATTTGTTCTTCCTGTGTTCATGAGGTAGGTGTGTACAGGAGGTAGATGGGGAATGTAATGCAGGAGTGAAGGTGCACAAAGTAACAATGATTGAAGAGGAAGGAACATGAAATTGTTTTGTTACTTTTTCCAGGTGAGGGGAAGGGTATGTAACAAAGAATATTAAACAGTAAGATTACGTAAgtgtaaaaaaatatatgaaaaaggaAGATATGTAGAAGTGGAGAAGCTTGCTACAAAACTTGAACCAATACTCCTTCAAACTCTGACCCAAGTGACAAGTGTTCATTCTCTGAACAGTCATGCTCAAAATTCTATTCCTACCCATCTTTTTCACTTGGTCCACTAGTCTGTCTATCTTCCTCTGTAGTTTCATATACTTGGCAAACTCATCTGTCATACTGACCGCACCTTGCTCTGCCTTCAGATCTCTCACCTGCTGTCTCAGGTTCAACTCCTCATCTGTCAGGTGTATAAAATATCCACCAATCTGTAATATTAAAGTGAGTAGTATATTCTTCAATCTCTGaacttttaatgaaatatttttttttaaattgaaaatgccaTTTGGATATGTATGTGATTTCTCTTCAGcttaaaaaaaactctttttttttcaatgtaataaCTAATTCAAAAAATAAGTCTCAAGATATGGTGAGGCTTTATTACAAAACTGAAGTACAACAtgtcataaactagaaaatgcttttgtaaaaaagcgcatgtctcccccaatgcaaagtcctataggcaagaagtcaataggggtcaggagcgaaagtcaaagagacactgatggttggctgcaataggggtcatctactctgcatgtccaatcatcctattaagtttcaacattgtaggtcaagtggttctcaagttatttccaaaaaatgattttacatgaacaggccactgtgaccttgacctttaacagactgaccccaaaatcaataggggtcatctactctgcatgttcaatcatcctatgaagtttcaacattctgggtcaagtggttctcaagttattgatcggaactggttatcaatgttcaggcccctgtgaccttgacctttaaaggagtgaccccaaacacaataggggtcatttactctgcatgaacaatcatcctatgaagtttcaacattctgggtcgagaggttctcaagttattgattggaaatggttttccatgttcaggcccctgtggccttgacctttaatagagtgaccctaaaattgctaggggtcatctactctgca
The nucleotide sequence above comes from Mercenaria mercenaria strain notata unplaced genomic scaffold, MADL_Memer_1 contig_3808, whole genome shotgun sequence. Encoded proteins:
- the LOC128553422 gene encoding guided entry of tail-anchored proteins factor 1-like, with the translated sequence MFMMIFILLLVIFFSYLPSYSSKISRSIGGYFIHLTDEELNLRQQVRDLKAEQGAVSMTDEFAKYMKLQRKIDRLVDQVKKMGSSRSQKITMFSMGVKMVINVLHGIVMISVIIFYKNDPLYMLPEQWFYPVNRLIAFPTGVPGGIGVTCWILVCSSVVYRLKNFINVQPSAQELKVDS